From a single Oceaniferula flava genomic region:
- a CDS encoding exosortase system-associated protein, TIGR04073 family — protein sequence MKKALTIAAALVVTASGAMADIQAPPGSTYTSTRKLGRAISNILYGFIEIPEQIVRKNESYGRKAGWSYGAVDGGRRAFKRLGYGFYELVTFHCPTYHGTFKPPYERCGEDHRIEMNPHDGLSEFPPVLGSEHYYHTRSQQW from the coding sequence ATGAAAAAAGCACTTACGATCGCAGCAGCATTAGTCGTCACGGCCTCCGGTGCCATGGCTGACATTCAGGCCCCTCCTGGCTCCACTTACACATCCACCCGTAAGCTTGGCCGCGCCATCAGCAACATTCTCTACGGCTTTATTGAGATCCCTGAGCAGATCGTTCGCAAGAACGAATCCTACGGCCGCAAGGCTGGCTGGTCTTACGGAGCTGTTGACGGTGGTCGCCGCGCATTCAAGCGTCTCGGCTACGGTTTCTACGAGCTGGTGACCTTCCACTGCCCAACTTACCACGGCACATTCAAGCCACCTTACGAGCGTTGTGGTGAAGACCACCGCATCGAAATGAACCCCCATGACGGACTCTCCGAGTTCCCTCCTGTTCTCGGTTCCGAGCACTACTACCACACTCGCTCTCAGCAGTGGTAA
- a CDS encoding TPM domain-containing protein produces MKPWSAKIVSRLFSMMMLLASCCLVIPAVAQIDLSPEKVLPAAPPNHVLDQADVFREKPEQLAELSATLASIQQKHGYQVYFAVYYNILDGSVQGRADELYRAWLKEEKRGLVIVIQRDPAVDGQNVAASYFQGTGLERDSEPGVIPDREMNGIIRAALGKRADSSDPAVRCNAVLAGVEEGMDDYFAIAPAKWSDAANLKMMAVLLGVIAVLAIGGWLVWRRLNASEEKSQQYFTFPMVDVAQRLGAPYGGGWGSEKRFQPSSSKK; encoded by the coding sequence GTGAAACCATGGAGCGCCAAAATCGTCTCAAGACTCTTCAGCATGATGATGCTGTTGGCTAGTTGTTGCTTGGTCATTCCGGCGGTTGCACAGATTGATTTGTCGCCCGAAAAAGTGCTGCCAGCAGCGCCTCCGAATCACGTCCTGGATCAGGCTGATGTTTTTCGTGAAAAGCCTGAGCAGCTCGCCGAACTCTCGGCCACGCTGGCAAGCATCCAGCAGAAACATGGTTATCAGGTGTATTTTGCCGTTTACTACAATATCTTGGATGGTTCGGTGCAAGGGCGGGCCGATGAACTCTACCGCGCCTGGCTGAAGGAGGAAAAACGCGGTTTGGTGATTGTGATTCAACGTGACCCGGCGGTGGACGGGCAAAATGTGGCGGCTTCGTATTTCCAAGGCACAGGTTTGGAGCGCGACAGCGAGCCGGGCGTGATTCCCGACCGAGAAATGAATGGCATTATTCGAGCTGCGTTGGGCAAACGGGCGGATAGCTCAGATCCGGCAGTCCGCTGTAATGCTGTTCTTGCTGGTGTGGAGGAGGGGATGGACGATTACTTCGCCATCGCGCCTGCCAAGTGGAGCGATGCCGCCAACCTCAAGATGATGGCCGTGCTTTTGGGCGTGATCGCCGTGTTGGCGATCGGTGGTTGGCTGGTGTGGAGGCGGCTCAACGCGAGCGAGGAAAAATCTCAGCAGTATTTCACTTTCCCAATGGTCGACGTGGCTCAACGTTTGGGCGCGCCTTACGGTGGGGGCTGGGGGAGTGAGAAGCGTTTCCAGCCTTCTTCTTCAAAGAAATAA
- a CDS encoding DUF2062 domain-containing protein, with amino-acid sequence MKQKYLRLVRKAYRYLRHPRIRSRPWLVALTKPLFDRALWRPCRRTVAGGLSIGLFCAMLPIPFQMLVAALACMRSRVNIPVSMAACWISNPFTYPPLILLQIKFGSWLHDHMNIPLPFSKETRIPFPGLDIVGSPANFTVGFIAMGIILSLLAYPLVYGISLFLPNQGRAVISLKKKAGNASHSPSPHRKARPNVEPRRPLGK; translated from the coding sequence ATGAAACAAAAATACCTTCGATTGGTCCGCAAGGCCTATCGCTATCTGCGGCACCCTCGTATTCGGAGTCGACCATGGCTCGTGGCACTTACCAAACCTCTGTTCGACAGAGCCCTCTGGCGTCCCTGCCGGAGAACAGTGGCCGGCGGCTTATCCATCGGGCTTTTCTGCGCCATGCTACCGATTCCCTTCCAGATGCTGGTGGCAGCCCTCGCCTGCATGCGCTCCCGTGTGAACATCCCCGTGTCCATGGCGGCATGTTGGATCTCGAACCCCTTCACCTATCCGCCGTTGATTCTCTTGCAGATCAAATTTGGCAGCTGGCTCCACGACCACATGAACATCCCGCTGCCCTTCAGCAAGGAAACGCGGATTCCCTTCCCTGGACTTGATATCGTGGGCAGCCCGGCGAATTTCACCGTCGGCTTCATCGCCATGGGCATTATTCTAAGCTTACTGGCCTACCCTCTGGTCTACGGCATTTCGCTCTTTCTCCCCAATCAGGGACGGGCGGTTATTTCTTTGAAGAAGAAGGCTGGAAACGCTTCTCACTCCCCCAGCCCCCACCGTAAGGCGCGCCCAAACGTTGAGCCACGTCGACCATTGGGAAAGTGA